Part of the Musa acuminata AAA Group cultivar baxijiao chromosome BXJ3-10, Cavendish_Baxijiao_AAA, whole genome shotgun sequence genome, GGCATAGAATTAAAGACTTCTCTTGAGACCCCGAGCTGCCCACATTTAGCATACATATCAACCAATGCTGTTCTAAGAGAGACATCATCCTCTAATATCGTTTCTTTCACGTAATCGTGTATCCACTTTCCTAGGTTGATAGCCGCCACATGAGAACAAACTGAGAGCATAGTTATCAAGGTTGTAGAATCGGGCCTCACATCTCCCAAGAGCATTTGATAGAAAAGGGACAAAGCAGCATTTGAATATCCAAGACGAGCATAAGCTGCTATTAAAGCATTCCACGTGATAACATCTTTACTTGTTTGTTGAAATATTCTCCTGGCAAGATGAAGCCTTCCACATTGTCCATACATTCCTACAAGCGTATTACAGATAGATATATCTCCATCAAGTGCAACTTTTATAGTGTGGCAATGGACAGATCGGCCTAAGAACAATGCCATCAAGCGAGAACAACAAGAGGTCACAGTCACTAAACTGTTGAGATCAGAATCAAAGCCTCGAAACAGCATTTCTCTAAAAAGATCCAAGCACTCGATGTCCAGTCCCATTTTTCCATATCCAAAGATCATTGAATTCCATGACTCCGCATCTAGCTGGCCCATTATATTAAAAACCTTTCTTGCAAGATGCAACATTTCAAACTTGCAGTACATAGAGATCAAAGCATTAACAACTGATGGACTCAATTCATAGTTTCTTCTCAACATAATGCCATGAAATCCCTTACCTCCACAAACGCTACCCATATCTCCAAAACTTACCAATATGCAACTGCAAAGTACTCCATCAGTCTCTACTCCTGAATCTTGCATTTTTCTAAGCAGCTCCAAGCCCTCAATTATGTGGCCTTTTCTTATATGAACCACTACCATTGCGGTCCATGAGACCACATCCCTCTCTGCCAATGCTTGAAACACAAGAACAGCCTCGTTCAAGCATTCACATTTTGAGTACATCGAGAGAAGTGACGATTTCAGAGAATCAAAATCCTCCATTCCGGCTTTCAAAATGAAACCATGGAGACACTTCCCTTCCCTCAATGCCCCCAAGCTTCTGCAAGCTTGCACACCGGCTTCCACTGTTCGAGAATTGAGCTGCTCATCTCCATGATCAGCGACCCGGTGCATCTCCTTAAGGCACGCTAAAGCCATCTCAGACTCCCCGTTCCTTACGCAACCAACGATTAGTGCTGTCCAAGTAACCACATCCCTCATCGTCATTTCATCAAACACCCGAAAGCCACCACCGACCTCCCCGCACTTGGAGTACATGTAAACCAAAGAGGACCCAACGACAACTGAATTTTCCGGCAAAAGGCCAAACTTAGTCGCGCTACCATGGATGCAAGAGCCGATATCGAGATCGAGGAGCTCAGAGGCGGCCGAGACGGCCATGGGGACAGTGAACTCGTTAGGGGGGGCGCCGGAAGAAAGCATCTGGCTGTAGAGGGAGAGGGCGAAGCGGAAGTCTCCACAAGAGAAATGGGACTTGATGGCGGAGTTCCATAGGAAGGTATCGCGGGGGTTGGAAGGGACGGCAGCGGAGAAGACTCGGAGGGCGGCGTCGGGGCGGCGGAAGACGGCGTAGAGGGAGATAAGCTTGGCGGCGAAGAAGGGGTTGGCGGAGTGGCCAGCGGCGACGAGGAGGCCATGGTGGCGGCGGAGGGAGCGGAGGTCTGGGGTgtgggaggagaggaggaggtggagggctAGATGGGGAGGCTGGGAGAAGGCGCGGTAAGGGCGGAGGAGGCCGCTTCTGAGGGGGACGCAGAGCTTCTCGAGGAGCATTGGTTGTTGGATTCAGCTACACTCACGAACTCGAGCGCGGAGATCCATCACGAGACTGCGCACAACAACCGTCCGTAACTGCCAATTTAAGCGATGACAATGTTTTCgccatttaatataaaattacggcatttaatataatatttctttttttaaaaaaaacattTATTTAACATTTAGATCTATTCTCCCACAATATTTGCATAATTTAGGCATTAAAATTTGGATCAATACCAACAAATAATAGTTTTTTATTTGAGAAAGTCGagtaattttgaacttattaggaAAGTAAGAGATGCTTTCATCTTCAATTTTCAAAAACTATTTTCAGAAAGAAAGTGATGCACCAAAtaataggtttttatttatttatttatttattagttttcagctttaaaaatataaaagatatttttaaagCTGAAAATATCTCATAAGTAGAATTAAAACACCCAACGAAAATGTCTCATAAGTAAACTTACCaatgtatttttatatattttttatttccataATAAAAAATAGTCTCTATTCGAGTTGAGTCTTTATTCCGTTCAAATCTTTTGAACGTAGCAGAAGCCAAGAAACAAGGATTTGTCCGTAATTTTGTAGCTTAGTTGACTTATGCTAACTTAGCGTTGACTGTGGTCTCCTTTCAGAAACAAGGATTTTGTAGCTTAGTTGACTAATCACTCCCTGGTCAAAGATGGTCAAACCCGCCCTGATTGACGCACCATGCACGAGCCCTATTGAAATAGCCGTGCGGCCTAATTAGCATGTAACATCGGAAGCTTGTCTTATTTTATTACCGCAGCATTTGCCTCGTGAAGGAGAAGAAGGCATAAACTACTTGGATCGATGTCCACACGGTTCCTTCGACGCACCGTCCTTCCTCCTTTTCCCCCATATAAGACACAGAGAAACGAGGCTAGAGCTGGTGCTCCAGGAACTCCTGAGATGGCTTTGGGAGATGCcggggagaagaaagagggagatgCGGCGACGATGCTGCTGATCTCGCGCGCAGAAATAGGCCATCCTATCGATGCAACGGCTTGGGGCGACGAGGGGAGGATGAAGGAGGAGTTGGTGACTTGGGCAAAGGCAGTGGCCGCCATGGCGATCCGTTCGGCTCAGCATTTGCGGCGAGAGGACAGCACGTTACGAAGACGCTCCATTCCTTACTAATTAGTTAGTCCTTGTTTCTTGTATGCCCACTGGAGTCCGCCATTGTTGGTCGTGTTGTAGTTCCTTTGATTGAACTCCTCTTTGTATATGATGAGTGCAACATACTTGTGTTGTTCGTGAACTCAATATATAGCTCACCCTCACGTATATACACAGTACCAAGAAAACCAGTGAAAGTGAGATCTCTCTTTTCATCATGATTGAGTTCTAATGAGCTCAATATTACCATATGAATATCGATCATGAGTTGTCTGTGCTATCACTATTGGGTCAAACACTTGGGGAATGAAATTTCTTTATATCGTATCGTAGCATGGTTAGAATTGAGAGAATCCCGAATTCCAGTTGGTCCACTTgggtcttcttcttcatctctctctctctctctctctctctctctctctctctctctttcgcgcGCACACACATGGCTGTTCTATGCCGAATTACCAGTTGATGCACCagtatcttcttcttctgctctctctctctcactctctcactcagacacacacatacacacacgcaTAAACTACCCCAGTTGATGCACCTgggtcttcttcttcatctctctctctctctctctctctctctctcactctcacatcttcttcttctgcgtctctctctctcacacgcaTACACACACAAACATCAAGATCGGGGAATGATATCACGCTCGCCATTTCGCGTTGGTCTTCGGTGTACGTTTGTCCTTGGAATATTTCAGCCTCCAAGAGATAGCACTCCCGCTAAACTTCTGTCCTTCTCTCTGACTTCTCCTGCATGTGCAGTGGCTATTATATATCAGAATTCAATGTTTTTGGCGCAGGTGTAGCCAATGATTCTAATACATAGTGTTATGTTGACAAAGCCAAAATCGAACGCGGCATATCTTTCAGAGCTCCTTCTCACTTTACGCGGAGGCATATATTTTGTGTCGAGAAAGATTGAACATTCTTCCAGCCAAGCACTCATCTTTGACGGTCAAAATTActcttatttatttatgttttggaACCTTTTTTGCTTGCCATAATCTTGTACTGGATTTTACGAATAAAAAACATCCCCTTTTTCTGTGTTCATTTCAATATTGTTTAGAAGTAGTGTATTTATccttacaaatatatatatatatatatatatatatatatatatatatttctctctGATGTGTTTCCTTCCAGTCACTACTAAACATTAATATCTGTTACTAGTTTAAATTCAAATAACATGAAAAATATTAAAGCACCTAATATATCCTTAAGATAAATATATGATACATTGATATCCATCAATCCCAAATGGTTGCCCAAACTCCAAAAAAGCCAGTGTGAAATCTGATTCCTTTTCTGCTCTGCTAGTCTGCTGAGTGCATGAGCAAGCAGAAACCATGTCATCCTACAATCCGGTGGGTCTCAGTTTGTGAGTGCTTTTGTTCCCATACTTAATGTCGCACATGCAACGAAGGGAGACCAAAGAATATTATACTGCAAAGGAATTGTGACACGACCATCACGAGCTTCTGCAGAGATCTCCAACTCTCCATTGTTTATGGATCGATTCCCTCTGCAACCACAGAACGAAGCTGGTGTCCACGCGTTTCCTTGGACACACATCGTTTCTACTACACTAGCGTGTTCCTCGTTCTTCCTCCTCATCTCCTCTATATATTGCTTTCTTCCGAAACTGTTGGCACAGACATGGATTTGAGAGCTCCGTTCGTACCTCAAGCCGCCGGAGAGGAGAATAAAAGCAGCGCGGCGGCGACGATGCTTCTGGCTCCGGGTGCAAAAGTGGGTCAGCCTATCGATCCTTCCGCTTGGAACGAcgaggagaggatgaagaaggagaTAGTGGCTTGGGCGAAGGCGGTGGCCTCCATGGCGATCGGTTCGCTGCAGTGCTCACAGCTGGAGGATCGTTCGACGGCGTAATCCGGTCGTCTGGCTCGTATGAACATGTCGTCCTTTTTCTTGTGTGCCACTGCAGAGCTCTCCCACTGTTACCAGTTTTTTCCTTGCAGGGGTGCATTATTATTCTTGTATTGGGTATATTTTTACTTGAGAAGCACATTACTGTATTTTTTTTCTGCTTATCCAAAAATTAATAATTTGGAATAagtatttttaacatatttttttttcttaaaaatatcttattataATGATGATCATAATGGAAGAAGGGCTAAAATTGGCCGAGGAATTCTGAGTGCCTTCTTATTATTCTAGGGTTTATCACGACAACTGGATGAGAGACAAGAAGATCCAAGAatacttatcttgatttgacatgaGATCTTCCCGGTTGGAGACATTGTCGTTGACCTAAACTCCAAATCCAACTCGACATGACAAATGACAACCAAAAGGATAATTATTTATGCAAGCAAGCCAAATTACGCCTGTCAAGGTCTATTTTAAGTTCAAATGGAATAATTATCCATTGATTTGATGGTATTCAATCATCATCATCTTAAGTTAATAATTATAGATCCaatcttttatcattgtaagCTTTTAAGTAGATCAATCCCCTCCTCAGACGTATACTAACACAAGTGACTCTtttgtttatttaaaataataattaaaaattgattTAGTGCATTTATTTATTTGGTAATAGCACATGAGTGTTGATATTGCAAGTACATAAACATGACTACAACATCGAGAGATTCTTTTATCTCGATCAAGCCAACATATAATTAATATGTGATTATTCTTCGATCATAAGAACAACAAAAGTCATAATGAAGATTAGAGAACAATGCAACTACCTTATAGAATATAAAGTGCATGGACATAGAATATGCTTAAAAACATATGATAAATGACTTTCTTATCAACTCCTTATTAAGGTTGCaccaaaaatataaaaagagaaaTGTTGTACAACTAATTATCATAAGTAAAATTAGATAGGAAAAGGTAGACCTTAAACATCATATATACAGATACTCTACCCACACGCTTGTTCTTTGCATCTTGTACTGTTTTACAAGCTTTCAGAGTGGAAGTGATGACCTACAACTTCCAGAGCCTTGTAATGCATAAGTTTAGCTCAGGTCAAGATGAAAGATTCTGGAGAATGCACCAAAATGCGTTCTGTCTCCTTGTCGTTGCCCGGAGATGACGAAGCATCTGAAAATTGAAGTAAAACACAATTTTTGCCACATCAACAGGAACAGATCGatgaataatataaaattttgcatcttctctttttctAAGCTTCAAAAGAATAGGTCTTTGTAATCTTCCACATTAGATCAAGTGCCTACGGCAAGCTTTTACTTTGATGCCTTCTTCAAGCATGTCATAAACAAGTTAATCAAGCAGATATGTACCTAGGTCTGTCATCTCTATAGGCAACCTGTTTGATTGCTAAAATGGACTGCCCACTGAAAACCAGATACAAGAGGGTTGGCATATGATCACCTAAATTACAAGAGGAACAGTTGGGAGGCTTCGTCTGCTCACCATCCCTACACAAGTCTCTGTGTCAAACAGGCAGGTTAGGATAcaaatttttattttcaatacCACCAAATGCACGAATGCTTACACAGTTGATGCTACTGAACTACAACAAG contains:
- the LOC135651147 gene encoding pentatricopeptide repeat-containing protein At4g39952, mitochondrial-like, with protein sequence MLLEKLCVPLRSGLLRPYRAFSQPPHLALHLLLSSHTPDLRSLRRHHGLLVAAGHSANPFFAAKLISLYAVFRRPDAALRVFSAAVPSNPRDTFLWNSAIKSHFSCGDFRFALSLYSQMLSSGAPPNEFTVPMAVSAASELLDLDIGSCIHGSATKFGLLPENSVVVGSSLVYMYSKCGEVGGGFRVFDEMTMRDVVTWTALIVGCVRNGESEMALACLKEMHRVADHGDEQLNSRTVEAGVQACRSLGALREGKCLHGFILKAGMEDFDSLKSSLLSMYSKCECLNEAVLVFQALAERDVVSWTAMVVVHIRKGHIIEGLELLRKMQDSGVETDGVLCSCILVSFGDMGSVCGGKGFHGIMLRRNYELSPSVVNALISMYCKFEMLHLARKVFNIMGQLDAESWNSMIFGYGKMGLDIECLDLFREMLFRGFDSDLNSLVTVTSCCSRLMALFLGRSVHCHTIKVALDGDISICNTLVGMYGQCGRLHLARRIFQQTSKDVITWNALIAAYARLGYSNAALSLFYQMLLGDVRPDSTTLITMLSVCSHVAAINLGKWIHDYVKETILEDDVSLRTALVDMYAKCGQLGVSREVFNSMPERDIVSWNVMISGYGIHGYAREAIEVFREMEKMGVRPNDATFLAILSACSHAGMVNEGKELFDKMKIYSISPTLKHYACMVDLLGRSGHLSEAEAMILKMPVKPDGGIWGALLGACKIHDDVALGERVARKAFESEPENDGYYILMSNIYSHAGRWKEVETLRKMMKHRGVTKRVGWSAT